A single genomic interval of uncultured Desulfobulbus sp. harbors:
- a CDS encoding AF1514 family protein, with amino-acid sequence MQHIALNVDGLLLDFPLARKLGDCLAGHESEEYTLISWFDRTRNIHSPQCLHCEIKGEPGWEVYGRNHGGRLRISFNDGTMVLIYS; translated from the coding sequence ATGCAACATATTGCATTGAATGTTGATGGCCTGCTACTGGATTTTCCCCTTGCCCGCAAGCTCGGCGATTGTCTGGCTGGCCATGAGAGTGAAGAATATACCCTGATCAGCTGGTTTGACAGGACGCGTAACATCCATTCCCCTCAGTGTCTCCACTGCGAGATCAAAGGAGAGCCCGGTTGGGAGGTGTATGGAAGGAACCATGGTGGCCGCTTGCGAATATCGTTCAACGACGGGACCATGGTCCTTATTTACAGCTAA
- the malQ gene encoding 4-alpha-glucanotransferase gives MNNCTSINTLRQRSSGILLPLFSLPGPHGIGEIDHEAHAFIDFLKKSGVSCWQILPTGPISPIFGNSPYMSFSAFAGSPLLIGTHTLLHQGLILARDIPEVCHSPYLIDYAQVSRYKQTLLQGAWQRFSAVPTNMDHLQQFATEHPWALKYALFVALKSKFKQAPWYEWPKPLRQYQPEACKKAMKELEHSVHYHLFTQHLFLQQWRKLQLHAQTQGIHLIGDLPIYVAHDSVDVWANQAIFQLDPATGSPTSVAGVPPDYFSTTGQRWGNPLYRWSTDAPLVRKQLWDWWEQRLRHNFSMVDVLRIDHFRGFESYWSVPAEEETAMNGCWKPGPGVEFFQEMQKRLGQMPIIAEDLGFITTEVDHLRESLNFPGMKVLLFAFDGNPENSYLPYNIEKQSVIYTGTHDNDTAVGWYLSPEVSPEAKRRAKQFANRFDDNAGNFHRELVYLALSSPANLAILPMQDVLGFGNDCRMNTPGTTSGNWQWRLANKFLSEDIALWLREQMALFGRIPQPVPVQKNAAFTPQIPQPD, from the coding sequence ATGAATAATTGTACATCGATAAACACTCTCCGACAAAGATCAAGTGGTATTTTACTGCCTCTTTTTTCCCTACCCGGTCCGCATGGTATCGGCGAGATCGACCATGAAGCGCATGCCTTCATTGATTTTCTCAAAAAATCCGGGGTCAGTTGCTGGCAAATACTTCCTACCGGGCCCATATCCCCCATATTCGGTAACTCGCCGTATATGAGCTTCTCCGCCTTTGCCGGCTCCCCGCTGTTGATCGGCACCCACACCCTCCTGCACCAGGGGTTGATACTGGCCAGGGATATTCCCGAAGTGTGCCATTCACCCTACCTGATCGACTATGCCCAGGTAAGCCGCTATAAACAGACGCTCCTACAGGGGGCCTGGCAGCGTTTTTCTGCGGTTCCGACAAACATGGACCATCTGCAGCAGTTTGCCACAGAGCATCCCTGGGCCCTGAAATACGCCCTCTTTGTCGCCCTCAAATCCAAGTTCAAGCAGGCGCCTTGGTATGAATGGCCGAAGCCCCTTCGCCAGTATCAACCAGAGGCCTGCAAAAAGGCAATGAAGGAACTGGAGCACTCCGTTCACTACCACCTCTTCACCCAGCACCTCTTCTTGCAGCAGTGGCGCAAACTGCAACTTCATGCTCAGACCCAAGGTATACACCTCATTGGTGATCTGCCAATTTATGTCGCGCACGACAGTGTGGACGTCTGGGCCAATCAAGCAATATTTCAACTTGATCCGGCCACCGGCTCGCCCACCAGTGTTGCTGGCGTACCACCGGATTATTTCAGTACAACCGGGCAGCGCTGGGGAAATCCGCTCTATCGCTGGTCAACTGACGCTCCTCTGGTGCGTAAGCAACTCTGGGATTGGTGGGAACAACGTCTGCGCCATAATTTTTCCATGGTCGACGTGCTGCGCATTGATCACTTTCGCGGGTTCGAGTCGTACTGGTCAGTCCCTGCGGAGGAAGAAACTGCGATGAACGGCTGCTGGAAACCAGGGCCGGGTGTCGAATTTTTTCAGGAAATGCAAAAACGCCTGGGGCAGATGCCGATCATTGCCGAGGACCTCGGCTTCATCACCACGGAGGTGGACCACCTTCGGGAAAGTTTGAACTTCCCCGGCATGAAGGTGCTGCTCTTCGCCTTTGACGGTAACCCTGAAAACAGCTACCTCCCTTACAATATCGAAAAGCAGAGCGTGATCTATACTGGTACCCACGACAACGACACGGCTGTCGGCTGGTACCTCAGCCCAGAGGTCTCGCCGGAGGCCAAACGACGAGCCAAACAGTTTGCCAACCGTTTTGATGACAACGCCGGGAACTTTCATCGCGAGCTTGTCTATTTGGCGTTGTCCTCACCCGCCAACCTGGCCATTCTCCCCATGCAGGATGTGCTCGGTTTTGGCAACGACTGCCGGATGAACACCCCGGGAACAACCAGCGGCAATTGGCAATGGCGCTTAGCGAACAAGTTCCTTTCCGAGGATATCGCCCTCTGGTTGCGGGAACAGATGGCCCTGTTTGGCCGGATCCCGCAGCCGGTTCCAGTACAGAAGAACGCGGCTTTTACCCCGCAGATCCCGCAACCGGACTGA
- a CDS encoding sigma-70 family RNA polymerase sigma factor, which yields MLAGIKNDLLEAGKDEGCITFQHLNELLPDQVKDPGAIEELFDFLGENNIEIVTQEESGKRKTLSGEEWTGKKNGEDDSSSDTLPDSEEHESEETTTTYLREMGQFDLLTPEEEAKYSKTIREGFDAIIEAIREDTSGVPEIKMLVDRIDLWQRRDPTLKPKKQQLNYMRHCVNIANRNYEDIRELFELATKIEAYNRSIEFAKDSMIRANLRLVVSIAKRYMHQGLTLADLIQEGNLGLMRAVFRFDYKKGNKFSTYASWWIRQAITRAILDKTRTIRLPVHFLELRSQFFKAFYSLLKELGREPTPVEISKMTDLPMDKILAILEASREPISLETPVGDDDSTLGDFLENQESESPYDAVQNRELAHRVTEVLSTLTEREEKIIRLRFGIGEKAEYTLEEIGKRFNVSRERIRQIEKKALNRLRHSSRREKLRFFLD from the coding sequence GTGCTCGCTGGTATAAAAAATGACCTTCTTGAGGCCGGAAAGGATGAAGGCTGTATAACATTTCAGCATCTCAACGAACTCCTCCCCGATCAGGTGAAAGATCCGGGAGCAATTGAAGAGTTATTTGATTTTCTTGGGGAAAACAACATAGAAATTGTCACCCAAGAAGAATCTGGTAAAAGGAAGACCCTTTCCGGAGAAGAATGGACCGGAAAGAAAAACGGCGAGGATGATTCTTCCAGCGATACTTTGCCTGACAGCGAAGAGCACGAGTCGGAAGAAACCACCACAACGTATCTTCGGGAAATGGGGCAGTTCGACTTGCTGACCCCCGAGGAAGAAGCAAAGTATTCCAAAACGATACGTGAAGGATTCGACGCCATTATTGAGGCTATTCGCGAGGATACCTCAGGTGTTCCCGAAATCAAGATGCTGGTCGACAGGATCGACCTCTGGCAGCGTCGCGATCCGACGCTGAAGCCCAAGAAACAACAGCTCAACTACATGCGGCACTGCGTCAATATCGCCAACCGCAATTATGAGGATATCAGAGAGCTGTTTGAACTTGCAACAAAGATTGAAGCCTATAACCGATCCATAGAATTTGCCAAGGATTCCATGATCCGGGCAAACCTGCGATTGGTCGTTTCCATTGCCAAGCGCTATATGCATCAGGGGCTGACCCTTGCCGATTTGATTCAAGAAGGCAACTTGGGCCTGATGCGGGCAGTATTTCGTTTCGATTACAAAAAAGGCAACAAGTTTTCCACCTACGCCTCCTGGTGGATTCGTCAGGCGATCACCCGGGCCATCCTCGACAAGACCCGCACCATTCGTCTTCCGGTGCATTTTCTTGAGTTGCGCAGCCAGTTTTTCAAGGCATTTTATTCGCTTTTGAAGGAACTTGGCCGCGAACCGACCCCGGTTGAGATTTCCAAGATGACCGATTTGCCCATGGACAAGATCCTGGCCATTTTGGAAGCCTCGCGTGAACCGATTTCTCTGGAAACCCCGGTTGGTGATGATGATTCAACCCTAGGGGATTTCCTGGAAAATCAGGAGTCCGAATCGCCTTACGATGCCGTGCAAAACAGGGAATTGGCCCATCGGGTTACCGAGGTGCTCTCTACCCTGACCGAACGTGAGGAAAAAATTATTCGTCTTCGTTTCGGTATTGGCGAAAAAGCGGAGTACACGCTTGAAGAAATCGGCAAGCGGTTCAATGTTTCCCGTGAACGTATTCGCCAGATAGAGAAAAAGGCGCTCAATCGTCTCCGGCACTCAAGCCGCAGGGAGAAATTGCGTTTCTTTCTTGACTAA
- the mqnE gene encoding aminofutalosine synthase MqnE — protein MDAYIEQAGLGRILAKVREGERLSLEDGEQLYQHPNVLALGALANIVRERINGNQAFFIYNQHINYSNICTNLCKFCAFGREKGHPLAYEMSVDEVKEKVRQRLDEPISEIHMVGGIHPDLPFSYYLDLLRGIKEVRPEVHIQAFTCVEIHHLAQLAGKPVDQTLDELIAAGLGSLPGGGAEVFSPRIRKLTCERKLPGDGWIEVAKTAHRKGLKTNATMLYGHVETIEERLEHLDALRKTQDETGGFLAFIPLAFHPKNTAMAEHSNTTGINDLKNIAISRLMLDNFPHIKAYWVMIGTKLAQVALSFGADDMDGTVKEEVITHMAGAETEQALGHRTLIRLIQEAGRQPIQRDTLYNVLATF, from the coding sequence ATGGATGCATATATCGAGCAGGCAGGACTTGGGCGGATTCTCGCCAAGGTTCGCGAAGGTGAGCGGTTATCCTTGGAAGACGGAGAGCAACTGTACCAGCATCCAAATGTCCTTGCTCTTGGGGCTCTGGCCAACATCGTGCGCGAACGGATAAACGGCAACCAGGCCTTTTTTATCTACAACCAGCACATCAACTATTCCAACATCTGCACCAATCTGTGCAAATTTTGTGCTTTTGGCCGCGAAAAGGGCCATCCTCTGGCCTATGAGATGAGCGTGGACGAGGTCAAGGAAAAGGTCCGCCAACGACTGGATGAGCCCATCAGCGAGATCCACATGGTCGGTGGCATCCATCCGGATCTGCCATTTTCCTACTACCTTGACCTGCTTCGAGGCATCAAGGAGGTTCGTCCTGAGGTTCATATCCAGGCCTTTACCTGCGTGGAAATTCACCATCTGGCACAACTGGCCGGCAAACCTGTCGATCAGACCCTCGACGAACTGATCGCAGCCGGACTCGGATCCCTTCCCGGTGGCGGTGCCGAAGTTTTCAGCCCTCGTATCCGCAAATTGACCTGTGAGCGCAAGCTTCCCGGCGACGGCTGGATAGAAGTCGCCAAGACCGCCCACAGAAAAGGGTTGAAAACCAACGCAACCATGCTCTATGGCCATGTCGAGACCATTGAGGAGCGGCTTGAGCATCTTGATGCACTGCGTAAAACCCAGGATGAGACAGGCGGATTTCTCGCCTTTATTCCCCTGGCCTTTCATCCGAAGAATACGGCCATGGCTGAACACTCCAACACAACCGGTATCAATGACCTGAAAAACATTGCCATTTCCCGGTTGATGCTTGATAACTTCCCGCACATCAAGGCGTACTGGGTCATGATCGGCACCAAACTTGCTCAGGTGGCCCTGTCCTTTGGTGCCGACGATATGGATGGCACGGTGAAGGAAGAGGTCATCACCCATATGGCCGGAGCGGAAACCGAACAGGCGCTCGGTCACCGTACCTTGATCCGCCTGATCCAGGAAGCTGGACGCCAGCCGATTCAGCGCGATACTCTCTACAACGTTCTCGCCACCTTCTGA
- the mqnC gene encoding cyclic dehypoxanthinyl futalosine synthase, whose translation MQAIREKLEAGERINGEEFLALSHEADLHQLGFFADTIRRRMHPEPVVSYVIDRNINYTDICISACKFCAFFKSPEDSSGQVLSREQLLEKIRETQAVGGTQILLQGGLHPDKPLEFYEDMLRFMKSTGIHIHGFSPPEVYHFSQLSGLSVANVLKRLIDAGLNSIPGGGAEILCDRVRNELAPRKCSADQWINVMEEAHRLGLRTTATMMFGHIETMEERLEHLQRVRDLQDRTGGFTAFIPWPFQPDHTPLAASRKIEKTTAINYLRMLALSRIFLDNIRNIQASWVTQGPKIAQLSLFFGANDFGSTMIEENVVAAAGVRFRLSEEEIRHLVRDAGFSPQQRLMDYTPV comes from the coding sequence ATGCAAGCGATACGAGAAAAACTTGAGGCAGGCGAGCGGATCAACGGTGAAGAATTTCTTGCGCTTTCGCACGAAGCCGATTTGCATCAACTCGGTTTTTTTGCCGATACCATTCGCCGCCGGATGCATCCGGAACCGGTGGTGAGTTATGTCATCGACCGCAACATCAACTACACCGATATCTGTATCTCGGCCTGTAAATTCTGCGCCTTTTTCAAATCGCCGGAAGATAGCAGCGGCCAGGTACTGAGCCGCGAGCAACTCCTGGAAAAAATTCGTGAGACCCAGGCGGTCGGCGGTACCCAAATTTTGCTCCAGGGGGGGCTGCATCCTGATAAACCTCTGGAATTTTATGAAGATATGCTCCGGTTCATGAAATCCACCGGTATTCATATCCATGGTTTTTCACCACCTGAGGTGTATCATTTCTCCCAACTCTCCGGCCTGTCAGTTGCCAATGTCCTCAAACGTCTGATCGACGCAGGGCTCAACTCGATCCCCGGGGGAGGTGCGGAAATACTCTGTGATCGGGTCCGCAACGAACTGGCGCCGCGGAAATGCAGTGCCGATCAATGGATCAATGTCATGGAGGAAGCCCATCGGCTCGGCCTTCGCACCACCGCCACCATGATGTTTGGCCATATCGAGACGATGGAGGAGCGGCTGGAGCATCTGCAGCGGGTTCGTGACCTGCAGGACCGTACCGGCGGTTTCACCGCCTTTATTCCCTGGCCCTTTCAGCCGGATCACACTCCGCTAGCAGCAAGCCGCAAGATTGAAAAGACCACGGCGATCAACTATCTGCGAATGCTGGCGTTGAGTCGGATATTTCTTGACAATATCCGCAACATTCAGGCCTCATGGGTCACTCAGGGACCGAAAATCGCCCAACTTTCCCTGTTCTTTGGCGCCAATGATTTCGGGTCGACCATGATTGAGGAAAACGTGGTGGCAGCGGCAGGTGTCCGCTTTCGACTCTCCGAAGAGGAAATCCGCCACCTGGTTCGTGATGCAGGCTTTTCTCCGCAACAGCGGTTGATGGATTATACACCGGTCTGA
- a CDS encoding amidohydrolase family protein, translating into MSGPRIHRALWVVPVDGAVLSDGAIAVDQGKIVAVDSFAAVAQQYPCSEVIEHSGVALTPALINGHIHLELSHLAELSATPLATTFTGWIVELLSLRDRLGVTGAEVEKAASRCAERQYLQGTSVLADIGNTSIGHHLAENFAGDLVAHKEYLGLAGFTLAKNLTRLREEPEDVRCSAHAPYSTHPQLIQALKRRARSCNHIFPIHVAEPLAEGEMLAQGRGEMVDFVRDRGFWDDSFEVPGNRGSIRYLYGLDVLDAHTLCVHAVHLDHEEIRILAGEGGKVCLCPGSNRFLQVGKAPLEAFLAAGILPALGTDSVASNPELSLWREMAIIATDYPYVDPAQIFAMATKGGAEALGIDKQLGTLARGKNADILAIPVPAEIDSPQQLMRYLATAENRVQPTRILV; encoded by the coding sequence ATGTCCGGTCCTCGTATTCATAGAGCCCTGTGGGTCGTCCCGGTGGATGGTGCTGTTCTCAGTGATGGTGCCATTGCCGTTGACCAGGGGAAAATTGTTGCCGTCGATTCCTTTGCGGCGGTTGCGCAGCAATATCCCTGTTCAGAGGTGATTGAGCATTCAGGGGTAGCCCTCACACCTGCGCTGATCAACGGCCACATTCATCTGGAGCTATCCCATCTGGCGGAGCTCTCGGCAACTCCGCTGGCAACCACCTTTACCGGTTGGATCGTAGAGTTGTTGTCGCTTCGTGACAGGTTGGGCGTAACCGGGGCGGAGGTCGAAAAGGCTGCCTCTCGCTGCGCCGAACGGCAATACTTGCAGGGAACGAGTGTCCTGGCCGACATCGGCAACACCAGTATCGGCCATCATCTTGCTGAGAATTTTGCCGGTGACCTTGTTGCTCATAAAGAGTATCTCGGCCTGGCCGGGTTTACCCTTGCAAAAAACCTCACCCGCCTCCGGGAAGAACCCGAAGATGTGCGCTGTTCGGCCCATGCCCCCTATTCAACCCATCCTCAGCTGATTCAGGCACTCAAACGAAGAGCCCGCAGCTGCAACCATATTTTTCCGATCCATGTGGCCGAGCCCCTGGCCGAAGGGGAGATGCTTGCCCAGGGCAGGGGAGAGATGGTTGACTTTGTTCGCGATCGGGGTTTTTGGGACGATTCTTTTGAGGTGCCGGGGAATCGCGGTTCGATCCGTTATCTGTATGGGTTGGATGTGCTGGATGCGCACACTCTCTGCGTACACGCGGTTCATCTTGACCATGAGGAAATTCGTATCCTTGCAGGCGAGGGGGGAAAAGTCTGCCTTTGCCCGGGAAGCAACCGTTTTTTACAGGTGGGCAAGGCACCGCTGGAAGCGTTCCTTGCAGCCGGAATTCTCCCGGCCCTGGGAACAGACAGCGTAGCCAGTAATCCCGAGCTCTCACTTTGGCGGGAAATGGCCATCATTGCAACAGATTATCCTTACGTTGATCCCGCGCAGATTTTTGCCATGGCCACCAAGGGCGGGGCAGAGGCACTGGGGATCGACAAACAGCTCGGGACCCTTGCTCGCGGCAAAAATGCCGATATCCTCGCCATACCGGTTCCCGCAGAAATTGACAGTCCACAGCAACTTATGCGGTATCTGGCGACCGCAGAGAACAGAGTTCAACCCACACGGATACTTGTCTAA
- a CDS encoding menaquinone biosynthesis protein: protein MVRIGMVNYINVAPIYEVWKEKSFPAHWQVVEDQPSRLNVLLAEDSIDLGFVSSYAYAIAPEKYQILADLSISATGPVGSVFLFSHLPPEELDDKLVILTGQSDTSIRLVKIILEEFYRVRPRYEIGEVYASQRSKEQASAVLAIGDDALRLNVEKRYPVQLDLGETWHASTGLPFVFSVCAVREAFLKKQSQTARQVRQALVDCREEGALRMGEICDRVARRIPMDCEACSSYLMGIQHDLMPIKIQALERFFQYLMDRGEAPAGVLPLKIFS, encoded by the coding sequence ATGGTTCGCATCGGCATGGTGAATTATATCAATGTTGCACCTATTTACGAGGTGTGGAAGGAAAAATCCTTTCCTGCCCACTGGCAGGTTGTCGAGGATCAGCCAAGCCGGCTCAATGTGCTGCTGGCCGAGGATTCCATAGACCTGGGCTTTGTTTCCTCCTATGCCTATGCCATTGCCCCGGAGAAATACCAAATTTTAGCCGACCTCTCCATCAGTGCAACCGGACCCGTGGGATCGGTGTTTCTGTTCTCGCATCTGCCGCCGGAGGAACTGGATGACAAGCTGGTCATCCTCACCGGCCAGTCGGACACCTCCATTCGCCTGGTCAAAATCATCCTCGAAGAGTTCTACCGGGTACGCCCCCGTTATGAAATCGGCGAGGTCTATGCCTCGCAGCGCTCGAAGGAGCAGGCAAGCGCAGTGCTGGCGATCGGTGATGATGCCCTGCGGCTCAATGTCGAAAAACGCTACCCGGTACAGCTCGACCTGGGGGAAACCTGGCATGCTTCCACTGGGTTGCCCTTTGTCTTTTCCGTTTGTGCGGTACGTGAAGCTTTTCTCAAGAAGCAGTCGCAAACCGCTCGCCAGGTGCGACAGGCCCTGGTTGACTGCCGTGAGGAAGGGGCCCTGCGCATGGGTGAGATCTGCGATCGGGTCGCCCGCCGCATCCCCATGGACTGTGAGGCCTGCTCCAGCTACCTCATGGGTATTCAGCACGATCTGATGCCAATCAAAATTCAGGCGCTGGAGCGCTTTTTTCAGTATTTGATGGACCGCGGGGAGGCTCCGGCAGGAGTATTGCCGCTGAAAATTTTTTCCTAA
- a CDS encoding ubiquinone/menaquinone biosynthesis methyltransferase, translating into MNNLPSPEEKKQFVREKFSSISGRYDLLNSLLSLQIDRYWRWRTTRLLRQFPEGWVLDLCAGTLPLSLELTRQARKRNVLSVDFCEDMLKAGAKNLPNDDRRNRIYPACGDGEVLPAPSEGFWGCTVAFGVRNLSRTLQGLKEMHRILKPGGCLLILEFSRPTNPIIKPIYTLYLNHILPAVAGLISGDKEAYQYLASSIAAFYEPEELMSMMREAGFNRVSRIPLTFGIVSIYRGVKD; encoded by the coding sequence ATGAACAACCTACCATCCCCAGAGGAAAAGAAACAGTTCGTCCGGGAAAAGTTTTCTTCCATCAGTGGCCGCTATGATCTGCTCAACTCTTTGCTTTCTCTGCAGATAGATCGCTATTGGCGGTGGCGCACCACCCGCCTGTTGCGCCAGTTCCCTGAAGGCTGGGTTCTCGACCTCTGCGCCGGCACCCTGCCGCTGTCACTGGAACTCACGCGCCAGGCGCGCAAACGAAATGTCCTCTCCGTGGATTTTTGCGAGGATATGCTCAAGGCCGGCGCGAAAAACCTGCCCAACGACGACCGCAGAAACCGTATTTATCCGGCCTGTGGGGACGGCGAGGTCCTGCCCGCCCCATCCGAGGGTTTTTGGGGCTGCACCGTGGCCTTTGGCGTACGCAATCTCTCTCGCACCCTTCAGGGGCTCAAGGAGATGCATCGCATCCTCAAACCCGGAGGCTGTTTGCTGATTCTTGAATTCTCACGGCCGACCAACCCGATCATCAAGCCTATCTACACCTTGTATCTCAACCATATTCTTCCGGCTGTTGCCGGTCTGATATCCGGAGACAAGGAGGCCTATCAGTATCTGGCCTCCTCGATTGCCGCATTCTATGAACCGGAAGAGCTGATGTCCATGATGCGTGAGGCCGGGTTCAATCGGGTTTCGCGCATTCCGCTGACCTTCGGCATTGTCTCCATTTATCGCGGCGTAAAGGATTAA
- a CDS encoding UbiX family flavin prenyltransferase has translation MAACRRLVLGITGATGMLYVPQLIALLANAKVEIHGIISDAGRKVLEFELGVQPEDLIQVSRWYAADNFAAPPASGSAAYDAMVVLPCTAGSLAAIAGGFCGNLLHRAADVTLKERRPLILAVRETPLNRTHLQNMLTAHEAGAVICPPMPSFYQQPQTLEDLARQFAARICDLLGVPVSSAHIKRWQGI, from the coding sequence ATGGCAGCATGTCGACGCCTTGTTCTCGGCATCACCGGTGCCACCGGTATGCTCTATGTTCCGCAGCTGATCGCTCTGTTGGCAAACGCCAAGGTCGAAATCCATGGGATCATCTCCGATGCCGGCCGCAAGGTGCTCGAATTTGAGTTGGGAGTGCAACCCGAAGACCTCATCCAGGTGAGCCGCTGGTATGCAGCCGACAATTTCGCCGCCCCCCCGGCCTCCGGTTCCGCCGCCTACGATGCCATGGTGGTGCTACCCTGCACCGCTGGCAGTTTAGCCGCCATCGCCGGAGGATTCTGCGGCAACCTGCTGCACCGTGCGGCGGATGTGACCCTCAAGGAGCGCCGCCCCCTTATTCTCGCGGTGCGGGAAACACCGCTCAATCGGACCCACCTGCAGAATATGCTCACAGCCCATGAGGCCGGTGCCGTCATTTGCCCGCCGATGCCTTCGTTTTACCAGCAACCGCAAACTCTAGAGGATCTGGCCCGGCAATTCGCAGCCCGTATCTGTGATCTGCTTGGTGTGCCCGTTTCTTCAGCACATATCAAACGTTGGCAGGGAATTTGA
- a CDS encoding UbiA-like polyprenyltransferase, with translation MWKKIAVLLEMIKFQHTVFAMPFALMGAFLAKRGVPGFSVFFWVVIAMIGARTSAMTFNRIADRRFDAANPRTTGRALPAGEVTLTQSWLMMIAASVLFFFACFMLNPLALKIAPFALGLTLFYSLTKRFTWFCHVVLGVALAFSPLGGWVAAAASLEGYPWILSLAVLFWVAGFDCIYACLDADFDRKAGLYSMPAILGRKNSFRIAVFFHALAFVLFTFTGVLMQLNVWYYLGIGITAAALFYQHLIVSPQDLSRIRQSFFSMNGIIALTLFCATCLSLATGN, from the coding sequence ATGTGGAAAAAAATTGCTGTTCTGCTGGAGATGATAAAATTCCAGCACACTGTCTTTGCCATGCCCTTCGCCCTGATGGGTGCCTTTCTGGCAAAACGTGGTGTGCCTGGATTTTCGGTCTTTTTCTGGGTGGTCATCGCCATGATCGGGGCCCGTACCAGCGCCATGACCTTCAATCGTATTGCCGACCGGCGCTTCGATGCCGCCAATCCGCGCACCACCGGCCGTGCCCTGCCGGCAGGCGAGGTGACCCTGACCCAGTCCTGGTTGATGATGATTGCGGCAAGTGTGCTCTTTTTCTTTGCCTGTTTCATGCTCAACCCGCTAGCCCTGAAAATTGCGCCATTCGCTCTGGGCCTAACCCTCTTTTACAGCTTGACCAAACGATTTACCTGGTTCTGCCACGTGGTACTCGGTGTGGCCCTGGCCTTTTCCCCCCTGGGAGGCTGGGTCGCAGCCGCAGCCAGCCTTGAAGGGTATCCCTGGATTCTCTCTCTTGCCGTGCTGTTCTGGGTGGCGGGTTTTGACTGCATCTATGCCTGCCTGGATGCCGATTTTGACCGGAAAGCAGGTCTCTACTCCATGCCGGCAATTTTGGGACGAAAGAACAGCTTTCGCATTGCTGTTTTCTTTCATGCCCTGGCCTTTGTCCTTTTCACCTTCACCGGCGTTCTGATGCAGCTTAATGTCTGGTATTACCTGGGAATTGGAATCACCGCCGCGGCCCTGTTTTACCAACACCTTATCGTCAGCCCCCAGGACCTTTCCCGTATCCGGCAGTCGTTTTTCTCGATGAACGGGATTATCGCACTGACCCTTTTCTGTGCCACCTGCCTGTCGCTGGCCACAGGAAACTGA
- a CDS encoding DUF3108 domain-containing protein, with protein sequence MWSKHLFLVILLVGLAQATASRAQENTAQPTELQPQELLQETLDIIYSGDETMHYVVSWSGGVKIGDIYLQIRPQKKPETGYVIAAKVKDYGPLSVFYPVDDHFRCFVDGPMKLPVRYEVEQKEGHGGHKTTRLSLYDQQAGIVRYQKNKNKFMTFPVSGKVYNEFASFIITRALAFIGQVEIVVPTFADKKRHEVKVAVTRRETRRTVFGKLKTMQVEPKMQFRGLYEKSGNTTLWLTDDRCRVPVEIHSRIVVGSLVAELVDYANSACPELRVRKK encoded by the coding sequence ATGTGGTCCAAGCATCTGTTCCTGGTAATCCTTTTGGTTGGTCTTGCGCAAGCGACCGCCAGCCGAGCCCAAGAGAACACGGCCCAGCCAACCGAGCTCCAGCCTCAAGAGCTTCTCCAGGAGACACTTGATATCATCTATTCGGGAGACGAGACCATGCATTATGTCGTTTCCTGGAGTGGTGGGGTCAAGATTGGCGATATCTACCTGCAGATCCGCCCGCAGAAGAAACCGGAGACCGGTTATGTGATTGCGGCAAAGGTCAAGGACTACGGGCCGTTGTCCGTGTTTTACCCGGTTGATGATCACTTTCGCTGTTTTGTCGACGGTCCGATGAAACTCCCTGTCCGCTATGAAGTGGAGCAGAAAGAAGGGCATGGCGGACACAAAACTACCAGGCTCAGTCTTTATGACCAACAGGCTGGTATCGTTCGTTATCAGAAAAATAAAAATAAATTCATGACGTTCCCGGTCAGTGGCAAGGTCTATAACGAATTTGCCTCTTTTATTATCACCCGGGCCTTGGCCTTCATCGGTCAGGTCGAGATTGTCGTGCCCACCTTTGCCGATAAAAAACGCCACGAAGTCAAGGTGGCGGTTACCCGTCGGGAAACCCGTCGCACCGTTTTCGGTAAACTGAAGACGATGCAGGTCGAGCCGAAAATGCAGTTTCGCGGTTTGTATGAGAAAAGCGGAAATACGACGCTGTGGCTCACCGACGACCGCTGCCGGGTGCCGGTGGAGATTCACTCGCGAATAGTGGTGGGTTCCCTGGTGGCGGAACTGGTCGATTACGCCAATTCCGCCTGTCCGGAGCTGCGGGTTCGGAAAAAATGA